From a region of the Listeria monocytogenes ATCC 19117 genome:
- a CDS encoding PTS lactose/cellobiose transporter subunit IIA, translating into MTDSNELTTELDSMAIILHAGNAKSCAFEALKEVKLQNISSFTQKITEAKDEIKLAHRAHAELLRKLSSENRMREVDLLLVHAEGHLSSTDIAVEMIRELGEIYQWKWSLSNE; encoded by the coding sequence GTGACAGATAGCAACGAACTAACAACAGAACTCGATTCCATGGCAATCATCTTACACGCCGGGAATGCGAAAAGTTGTGCTTTTGAGGCACTGAAAGAAGTAAAACTGCAAAACATCTCATCTTTCACTCAGAAAATTACTGAAGCGAAAGATGAGATTAAACTGGCGCACCGAGCGCACGCGGAACTTTTACGAAAACTATCTTCAGAGAACCGAATGAGAGAGGTGGATTTACTGCTTGTTCATGCGGAAGGTCACTTGTCTTCTACGGATATTGCCGTGGAAATGATTCGGGAACTGGGAGAAATTTATCAATGGAAATGGAGTTTATCTAATGAATAA